In one Musa acuminata AAA Group cultivar baxijiao chromosome BXJ2-5, Cavendish_Baxijiao_AAA, whole genome shotgun sequence genomic region, the following are encoded:
- the LOC135580737 gene encoding uncharacterized protein LOC135580737 codes for MVVDDTPTTRAPPKLLDAPFFPRLQCAACPQASSLISPPSLPPPYPPSSRSLLLLLLLLDLAAVSSVLPEPPLPAFRVLLKLVFPLVPLYFSLWPSILFILYPFELLASFVKQMMRRIALQKELLRQPSLCGLISSKQVLPLFFRHQSFRTDNGNSGRNSDNSFESSDDFERRLFGDISNNEINDSFYRKLDKLEKAHGRSGIGSKLNSDDSRIIDGISDSFNSLSDGMDEKLKEAARTFVFSDEIHDENYKFRPDVTFYPGMTYTTRDLDLTKPGVQKRFKRNEFETTTQEVLKKADFRNVRFLSNFLTEAGIIIKRSKTRISAKAQRKVAREIKTARAFGLMPFTTMGTKPFIFGRSMKDEAEDYEHQHNTASTATDP; via the exons ATG GTCGTGGATGATACACCAACGACTCGCGCGCCGCCGAAGCTGCTCGACGCACCCTTCTTCCCCCGGCTCCAGTGCGCTGCCTGCCCCCAGGCCTCCTCCTTGATCTCGCCGCCATCGCTGCCGCCGCCGTATCCTCCATCCTCCcggagcctcctcctcctcctcctcctcctcgatctaGCCGCGGTATCCTCCGTCCTTCCAGAGCCTCCTCTGCCTGCTTTTCGGGTGCTCCTCAAACTCGTCTTTCCCCTTGtacctctctatttctctctctggCCTTCGATCCTCTTCATTCTTTACCCTTTCGAACTTCTTG CATCGTTCGTGAAGCAAATGATGAGAAGGATAGCATTGCAAAAAGAACTTCTGCGTCAGCCTAGCTTGTGTGGGCTAATCTCCTCCAAACAAGTGCTGCCTCTCTTCTTCAGACACCAATCCTTTCGCACTG ATAATGGTAATTCTGGCCGAAACAGTGATAATTCATTTGAGAGCTCAGATGACTTTGAACGAcgcttatttggtgatataagcAATAATGAAATAAATGATTCATTTTATCGCAAACTTGACAAACTTGAGAAGGCTCATGGAAGATCTGGCATTGGCTCCAAATTGAACAGTGATGATTCTCGAATCATAGATGGTATAAGTGATAGTTTTAATTCATTGTCAGATGGTATGGATGAAAAGTTGAAGGAAGCAGCTCGTACGTTTGTTTTTAGTGATGAGATACACGATGAAAATTATAAATTTAGACCAGATGTGACATTTTATCCTGGTATGACTTACACAACAAGG GATCTTGATCTTACAAAACCTGGGGTTCAAAAGAGATTCAAAAGAAATGAGTTTGAGACAACCACACAAGAGGTTCTGAAGAAAGCTGATTTCAGG AATGTGAGGTTCCTCTCAAATTTTCTGACTGAAGCAGGAATTATAATTAAAAGAAGCAAG ACTCGTATCAGTGCCAAAGCTCAGAGGAAAGTTGCGAGGGAGATTAAAACTGCACGGGCTTTTGGACTAATGCCGTTCACTACCATGGGAACGAAGCCTTTTATCTTTGGGAGAAGTATGAAAGATGAAGCTGAGGATTACGAACACCAACATAACACCGCTAGCACTGCCACAGATCCTTAG
- the LOC135612526 gene encoding expansin-B16-like: MTSSSSSSCGFFLFLFCFFFFFFFDAGEAFAVFDPHWHPATATWYGSAEGDGSDGGACGYGTLVDVKPLRARVGAVSPVLFKGGEGCGACYKVRCLDPAICSRRAVTVIVTDECPGGYCASGHTHFDLSGAAFGRMAVAGEAGQLRDRGEISVIFRRTPCKYPGKNIAFHVNEGSTNFWLSLLVEFEGDDGDIGSMHIKQANSMKWLEMKHVWGASWCIIGGPLQGPFSVKLTTLTTQRTLSARDVIPRNWSPKATYTSRLNFL, from the exons AtgacttcttcctcctcctccagctgcggcttctttttgttcttgttttgcttcttcttcttcttcttcttcgacgcCGGCGAGGCGTTTGCGGTTTTCGACCCGCATTGGCACCCGGCGACTGCCACGTGGTACGGCAGCGCCGAGGGCGACGGCAGCGACG GTGGGGCGTGCGGGTACGGGACGCTGGTGGACGTGAAGCCGCTGCGGGCGCGGGTGGGGGCGGTGAGCCCGGTGCTGTTCAAGGGCGGCGAGGGCTGCGGCGCCTGCTACAAGGTGCGGTGCCTCGACCCCGCCATCTGCTCCCGCCGCGCCGTCACCGTCATCGTCACCGACGAGTGTCCCGGCGGGTACTGCGCCTCCGGCCACACGCATTTCGACCTCAGCGGCGCTGCTTTCGGCCGCATGGCCGTCGCGGGCGAGGCCGGCCAGCTGCGCGACCGTGGCGAGATCTCCGTCATATTCCGCAG GACTCCATGCAAGTACCCGGGAAAGAATATCGCGTTTCATGTAAACGAAGGTTCCACGAACTTTTGGCTCTCTCTTCTTGTGGAGTTTGAGGGTGACGATGGAGATATCGGATCCATGCATATAAAACAA GCAAATTCCATGAAGTGGCTAGAGATGAAGCACGTGTGGGGAGCGAGTTGGTGCATCATTGGGGGGCCTCTGCAGGGGCCATTCTCAGTGAAGCTCACCACATTGACCACCCAAAGGACCCTCTCAGCCCGGGACGTGATTCCAAGAAACTGGTCTCCCAAGGCCACCTACACCTCTCGCCTTAACTTCCTttga
- the LOC103973277 gene encoding clathrin light chain 2: MSSEFDTEFSNGGVQEEAAVAPASATARPFDDGYLGYDPRLPSQRYDAYSSFAAGEHAKDPASDDMFPGAASADRGGGYGFQPEDVPIHHDGGGSMSASPEGYGFSSSPSPFVMPEADEVANGGEENGEIFTTDGPLLPEPDQMREEGFLLREWRRQNAIELEEKERKEKERRNEIIAEAEEYKRAFYEKRKLNCETNKTQNREREKLYLANQEKFHANVDKQYWKAIAELIPHEIANIEKRRGKKEQEKKPSIAVIQGPKPGKPTDISRMRQILVKLKHTPPPHMKPPPPPAPEPAKGAKVGATATGKQPASPAKHAKDGGGGTAAVEKQLATPAEDAKANGTTGSPKGENPQVEEQADKAPEPSSDA, encoded by the exons ATGTCGTCCGAGTTCGACACCGAGTTCAGCAACGGCGGCGTGCAGGAGGAGGCGGCCGTGGCGCCCGCGTCCGCCACCGCCCGCCCCTTCGACGACGGGTACCTCGGCTACGACCCCCGCCTCCCCTCCCAGCGCTACGACGCGTACTCCTCCTTCGCCGCTGGCGAACACGCCAAggacccagccagcgacgacatgTTCCCCGGCGCCGCCTCCGCCGACCGCGGAGGAGGGTACGGGTTCCAGCCGGAGGACGTCCCCATCCACCATGACGGCGGCGGGAGCATGTCGGCCTCGCCGGAGGGTTACGGTTTTTCGTCCTCGCCCTCGCCGTTCGTGATGCCGGAGGCTGACGAAGTGGCCAACGGGGGGGAGGAGAACGGCGAGATCTTCACCACGGACGGGCCGCTCCTTCCTGAACCGGATCAGATGCGGGAGGAGGGTTTCCTCCTCCGCGAGTGGCGCCG CCAAAATGCCATTGAActtgaggagaaagagagaaaggaaaAAGAGCGTAGAAACGAGATTATCGCTGAAGCTGAAGAATACAAACGAGCTTTTTATGAGAAAAGGAAATTGAACTGTGAAACAAACAAGACACAGAACAGAGAAAGAGAAAAG CTATATCTAGCCAACCAGGAGAAGTTCCATGCAAATGTAGATAAACAATACTGGAAAGCAATTGCAGAGCTTATCCCTCATGAGATAGCCAACATTGAGAAGAGGAGAGGGAAGAAAGAGCAGGAGAAGAAACCTTCAATCGCTGTTATCCAGGGTCCTAAGCCTGGGAAGCCCACCGATATCTCTAGGATGCGCCAGATATTGGTCAAGTTGAAACATACTCCCCCACCACACATGAAACCTCCACCACCACCTGCACCAGAACCAGCCAAAGGTGCCAAAGTTGGTGCTACTGCTACAGGCAAACAGCCCGCTTCACCAGCTAAGCATGCcaaagatggtggtggtggtactgctgctgtagaaaaacagctagcaacaCCAGCGGAGGATGCCAAAGCTAATGGCACTACTGGCTCACCAAAGGGAGAAAACCCCCAGGTAGAAGAGCAAGCAGACAAGGCACCGGAGCCATCATCTGATGCTTGA